The following coding sequences are from one Paenibacillus sp. FSL R5-0912 window:
- a CDS encoding ABC transporter substrate-binding protein encodes MKMNLKKKLSLPLMMIVMCFAVLAGCGGDSAVVKVKIGEVTRSVFYAPEYVALSQNFFKDEGLDVELQTIPGGDKTMTALLSGAIDVALVGSETSIYVYQQGADDPVINFAQLTQRDGTFLFARTPDSTFTWDKVKGSTFLGQRQGGMPQMAGAFTLLNKGIDTTRDLTLIQNIDFANIAGAFASGTGDYVQLFEPQASIFESEGRGQVVASFGVESGYLPYTVFMSKESYISKNKDTVQKFTNAIQRAQLWVKDHSAEEIADAVMPYFDKTDRNIVVSAISRYKEQDTYAVNPVIDDKEWNNLLDVIDNAGELKERVPSSKIVDNTFAEKAKEQH; translated from the coding sequence ATGAAGATGAATCTCAAGAAAAAACTGTCATTGCCGCTCATGATGATTGTCATGTGTTTTGCAGTACTCGCCGGGTGTGGCGGTGATTCGGCTGTAGTGAAGGTGAAGATCGGTGAGGTTACCCGCTCCGTGTTCTACGCGCCGGAGTATGTGGCGTTGTCCCAGAATTTCTTCAAGGATGAAGGGCTGGATGTGGAGCTGCAGACCATACCGGGCGGGGATAAAACGATGACGGCGCTGCTCTCCGGAGCTATAGATGTAGCGCTGGTCGGTTCGGAAACTTCGATTTATGTGTATCAGCAGGGAGCGGATGACCCTGTGATCAATTTTGCCCAGCTCACGCAGCGGGATGGAACATTCCTATTCGCACGTACACCGGACAGTACTTTCACATGGGACAAAGTTAAAGGGTCAACCTTCCTGGGTCAACGGCAAGGCGGCATGCCGCAAATGGCCGGCGCATTTACCCTCCTGAACAAGGGGATTGATACCACCAGGGATCTGACACTGATTCAGAATATTGATTTTGCCAATATTGCCGGCGCCTTTGCTTCCGGGACAGGGGATTATGTACAGCTGTTTGAACCGCAGGCATCGATCTTCGAGAGTGAAGGAAGGGGCCAGGTTGTCGCTTCATTCGGTGTAGAGAGCGGTTATCTCCCGTATACCGTGTTCATGTCCAAGGAGAGCTACATCAGCAAAAACAAAGACACGGTGCAGAAATTCACCAATGCCATCCAGCGTGCACAATTGTGGGTGAAGGATCATAGCGCGGAAGAAATCGCTGATGCGGTTATGCCTTATTTTGATAAAACGGACCGGAATATTGTCGTCTCTGCCATCAGCCGCTATAAAGAACAGGACACCTATGCGGTAAACCCGGTTATTGATGATAAAGAATGGAACAATCTGCTTGATGTGATCGATAACGCCGGTGAGCTGAAGGAACGTGTCCCTTCGAGCAAGATTGTGGATAACACTTTTGCTGAAAAAGCGAAAGAGCAGCATTAA
- a CDS encoding ABC transporter permease, translating to MRRKTQVLIVRGSILILFFVLWEAGARLGWIDELLFSYPTKVFRQIWDDMVSGSLWPHLGMTVGETVVGFILGTLLGTLLAVIIWWSPFLSAVLDPYMVVFNSMPKVALGPIFIVMFGAGFTAIVVTTLSITVIITTLVVYNSFCSVDPNLVKVVRSFGASRVQEFNKVILPASFPAVVSTLKVNVGMSWVGVIVGEFLVAKSGLGYLIIYGFQVFNFTLVMSSLLIIAAVATAMYQLVVYVEKLLLSRR from the coding sequence CTGCGCCGCAAGACTCAGGTTCTGATCGTAAGAGGCAGTATCCTGATCCTGTTCTTTGTGCTCTGGGAAGCGGGGGCCAGGCTGGGCTGGATCGATGAACTGCTCTTCAGCTACCCGACGAAAGTGTTCCGGCAAATTTGGGATGACATGGTCAGCGGCAGTCTTTGGCCTCATCTGGGGATGACTGTAGGAGAGACCGTAGTCGGATTTATTCTCGGAACCCTGCTAGGGACGCTGCTGGCTGTGATCATCTGGTGGTCGCCTTTTCTGTCTGCCGTACTTGATCCTTATATGGTCGTCTTCAACAGTATGCCGAAGGTTGCGCTGGGTCCGATCTTCATTGTTATGTTCGGCGCCGGTTTCACTGCGATTGTGGTCACCACGTTATCCATTACGGTGATTATTACCACTCTGGTGGTGTACAACAGCTTTTGCAGTGTGGACCCGAATCTGGTTAAGGTTGTCCGGTCATTCGGCGCTTCCAGAGTACAGGAATTCAACAAGGTGATTCTTCCGGCGTCCTTCCCCGCAGTGGTCTCCACGCTGAAGGTGAATGTCGGGATGTCCTGGGTCGGAGTCATTGTTGGGGAATTTCTGGTGGCCAAATCGGGGCTGGGTTATCTGATTATCTATGGCTTTCAAGTGTTCAATTTCACTCTAGTCATGTCCAGTCTGCTTATCATCGCGGCGGTGGCTACAGCCATGTATCAGCTTGTTGTGTATGTAGAGAAGCTGTTATTGTCGCGGAGGTAG
- a CDS encoding aromatic acid exporter family protein, with the protein MGFRIIKTAAATLLSILLAAAAGIPNAQSAGLLAILGVETTRKRSLRTITARFFASLVGLFLGCILFFTLGFHYWVLGLYVLFGFPLIVKSGFKEGIVTSSVIVFRVFGQADITVHILLQQIELLIIGLGSAGLVNFIYMPQTGGMIAGIRKEVDSYFSVIFRQIARTLRDPAYVWDGKELIGAGEAVQKGLTAASREMENHVIHPDEAWNVYFYMRKEQLESIQNMMQLLSQVYRQLPHGDMVAELFDQLSGDVLAEEYTGRTEKLLDDLQQEFQQMELPDSREVFEIRSAILQLCRELALYLKIAKRYKSPVDPRPVKDKLPAKGKA; encoded by the coding sequence ATGGGATTTCGTATTATCAAAACGGCGGCTGCAACTCTGCTGTCCATTCTGCTGGCAGCCGCCGCAGGTATTCCCAATGCGCAAAGCGCGGGACTGCTGGCTATTCTCGGGGTAGAAACGACGCGCAAAAGGAGTCTCCGCACGATCACGGCACGCTTCTTTGCCTCGCTGGTGGGACTCTTTTTGGGTTGTATTCTCTTTTTTACCCTGGGCTTTCATTATTGGGTTCTCGGACTATATGTACTGTTCGGCTTCCCGCTTATCGTCAAATCCGGCTTCAAAGAGGGGATTGTCACCAGCTCCGTTATTGTGTTCCGTGTTTTTGGACAAGCTGACATTACCGTTCACATCCTGCTGCAGCAGATTGAGCTGCTGATTATCGGCCTGGGTTCGGCCGGACTCGTCAACTTCATCTATATGCCGCAGACCGGAGGCATGATTGCCGGGATCCGCAAAGAGGTGGACAGCTATTTCTCGGTTATTTTCCGGCAGATTGCCAGAACCCTGCGTGATCCCGCGTATGTGTGGGACGGGAAGGAACTGATCGGAGCCGGTGAAGCGGTGCAGAAGGGTCTGACCGCGGCTTCGAGGGAGATGGAGAATCATGTGATCCATCCGGATGAAGCCTGGAATGTGTACTTCTACATGCGCAAGGAGCAGCTGGAATCGATCCAGAATATGATGCAGCTTCTCTCTCAGGTATACCGCCAGCTGCCGCATGGTGATATGGTTGCGGAGCTGTTCGATCAGCTTAGCGGCGATGTGCTGGCCGAGGAATATACCGGCCGGACCGAGAAGTTGCTGGATGATCTGCAGCAGGAATTTCAGCAGATGGAGCTCCCGGATTCCCGTGAGGTCTTTGAGATCCGCTCCGCTATTCTGCAGTTATGCCGCGAGCTTGCGCTCT
- a CDS encoding ABC transporter ATP-binding protein gives MLPVVELKEITHAYLGDREASLAIEDFNLSVGQGEFVSLVGPSGCGKTTLLSIIAGLLRPSRGEVLLSGRSADGPSPEVGYMLQQDYLFPWRSIQDNALLGLELTGRLDEESRSKTLQLLADMGLAGKELAFPAQLSGGMRQRVALVRTLATDPGLLLLDEPFSALDYQIKLQLEDLVSETLMRRGTTAILVTHDLSEAIAVSSRVILLQRNPGKIRRIFQVPEAIRSTPPLYARDLPGFAELFHEVWKEMELAGREGV, from the coding sequence ATGCTTCCAGTAGTGGAGTTGAAGGAAATCACGCACGCCTATCTGGGAGACCGCGAGGCTTCGCTTGCGATCGAGGATTTCAATCTCAGCGTGGGCCAGGGTGAGTTCGTCAGCCTCGTCGGGCCCAGCGGTTGCGGCAAGACGACGCTGCTGTCGATCATTGCCGGGCTGCTGCGGCCCTCGCGTGGCGAAGTTTTGCTCAGCGGACGCTCAGCGGATGGGCCGTCTCCTGAAGTAGGCTATATGCTGCAGCAGGATTATCTGTTTCCCTGGAGGAGCATTCAGGATAATGCACTGCTTGGTCTGGAGCTGACCGGAAGGCTGGATGAAGAGTCGCGCAGCAAAACCCTGCAGCTGCTGGCCGATATGGGGCTAGCGGGCAAGGAGCTTGCCTTTCCGGCTCAGCTCTCGGGCGGAATGCGCCAACGCGTCGCTCTGGTGCGGACGCTGGCGACAGATCCCGGCCTGCTGCTGCTGGATGAACCGTTCTCCGCGCTGGATTACCAGATTAAGCTGCAGCTGGAGGATCTGGTCTCGGAGACGCTAATGCGCCGGGGAACAACGGCCATTCTGGTTACTCACGACCTGTCTGAGGCGATCGCCGTCAGCAGCCGGGTCATTCTGCTCCAGCGGAATCCGGGAAAGATCCGCAGGATTTTTCAGGTTCCGGAAGCCATCCGCAGTACCCCGCCGCTGTATGCGCGGGACTTGCCCGGATTCGCGGAGCTTTTTCATGAAGTGTGGAAGGAAATGGAGCTGGCAGGGAGGGAAGGCGTGTGA